In Syntrophomonadaceae bacterium, a genomic segment contains:
- a CDS encoding BMC domain-containing protein encodes MKKSDALGFIETHSLVSVLEAADAMCKAADVELVGYENVASGLISVVVRGDVGAVTAAVEAGVKEAGKVGKVYSSLVIARPHAEVEKIVAKYAIDW; translated from the coding sequence ATGAAAAAAAGCGATGCTTTAGGTTTTATAGAAACCCATAGCTTGGTTTCGGTATTGGAGGCGGCGGATGCCATGTGCAAAGCTGCGGATGTGGAATTGGTAGGTTACGAGAATGTGGCTTCCGGTTTGATTTCCGTCGTAGTTCGTGGCGACGTTGGTGCGGTAACGGCGGCTGTCGAGGCTGGCGTCAAGGAAGCCGGTAAGGTTGGTAAGGTTTATAGTTCTCTTGTCATAGCCAGGCCCCATGCGGAAGTGGAAAAGATTGTTGCCAAATATGCGATCGACTGGTAA
- a CDS encoding BMC domain-containing protein — protein MKYYGEEALGLIETRGMVPAIQAADIMCKSADVMLVSFENMGSGLVTVMVKGDVAAVRAAVENGAKAAAAIGEVTAVNVMPRPISRVGKIVSRHDIDG, from the coding sequence ATGAAATACTATGGCGAAGAAGCATTGGGTCTGATTGAAACCAGAGGGATGGTTCCGGCAATCCAGGCAGCGGATATCATGTGTAAAAGTGCGGATGTTATGCTGGTATCTTTTGAGAATATGGGTTCCGGGCTCGTTACAGTAATGGTAAAAGGTGATGTGGCAGCAGTAAGGGCAGCTGTGGAAAATGGTGCCAAAGCGGCAGCAGCTATCGGCGAGGTAACTGCCGTAAATGTAATGCCACGCCCGATCAGCCGGGTAGGCAAGATAGTTTCGAGACATGACATTGACGGGTAA
- a CDS encoding phosphotransferase, translated as MKKIEELVQEKLRHIFQDESIVFDKSRFAGGLTNYNYIMNIKGIEYVVRQPGGMTEHMIDRKVERVNNMIASQFGVNSDCIYFDEESGIKISVLINNSQNMAQAGPCFPENLAAVSGLMKTIHSFPVFFPNRFDWQAELFKYEQIIQQQRGDLFFDYTSLKNQLFHFVEKNITNICLVPCHNDTVPENFIIDETGRTFLIDWEYAGMNDPCWDVAAYILESKLTADAIDDLNRHYFGRPLTSAEELKIKGFVMAQDLLWTVWALIRHYHGDDFLEYCRIRYERFRKNINATARSSNYTIADMVG; from the coding sequence ATGAAAAAAATAGAAGAGTTAGTCCAAGAAAAGCTACGCCATATTTTTCAAGACGAGAGCATTGTCTTCGATAAATCTCGTTTTGCCGGCGGACTCACCAACTACAACTACATCATGAACATCAAGGGGATTGAATATGTAGTCCGGCAACCGGGGGGCATGACGGAGCATATGATAGACCGAAAAGTAGAGCGGGTCAATAATATGATTGCCTCTCAGTTCGGTGTGAATTCTGATTGTATTTATTTCGATGAAGAAAGCGGAATCAAAATTAGTGTCCTCATAAATAATAGCCAGAACATGGCTCAGGCTGGCCCTTGCTTCCCCGAAAACCTGGCAGCCGTTTCTGGCTTAATGAAGACCATCCATTCATTTCCGGTTTTTTTTCCAAACCGCTTTGATTGGCAAGCAGAGCTTTTTAAATACGAACAAATAATCCAACAGCAGCGCGGCGACCTGTTCTTTGATTACACAAGCTTGAAAAACCAATTGTTTCACTTTGTAGAAAAGAACATTACGAACATCTGCCTTGTACCCTGTCACAATGACACAGTGCCTGAGAACTTCATTATTGACGAAACTGGTAGAACATTTTTGATCGACTGGGAATACGCGGGGATGAACGATCCTTGTTGGGACGTGGCAGCCTACATTCTTGAATCGAAACTAACTGCCGATGCCATCGACGACTTAAACCGGCACTACTTCGGCCGCCCCTTGACCTCTGCGGAAGAATTGAAAATCAAAGGATTTGTGATGGCGCAAGATTTGCTCTGGACAGTCTGGGCTTTGATCAGACACTACCACGGCGATGATTTTCTTGAATACTGTCGGATCAGATATGAGCGATTTCGCAAGAACATCAATGCAACGGCCAGGTCCTCCAATTATACCATTGCTGACATGGTCGGGTAG
- a CDS encoding histidinol-phosphate transaminase has product MNRYSIPQGRPVLSAIKPYVPGKPLEEAERELGLKNMVKLASNENPLGPSPKALQAILDKAGSINQYPDSSSRSLRLALAGHLGLSPDQLLIGNGSDEIFKMIALAYLTPEHQAVMAAPTFSEYEFVVLVAGAAARKVALKDFTHDLEAMQAEINHFTKLVFICNPNNPTGTIVTKAALDRFLAAVPPEVLVVLDEAYREYVTDPGFPDGMEYIRRGQANLIVLRTFSKIYGLAGLRVGYAAAVPEVIAWINRVKEPFNVNSLAQAAAMAALADASHLNLSCQVNEAGKNYLYQKLAELGLEFIPTQANFVLINVKGNSRLVYDQLLRRGVIVRAGEPFGLDQWIRVTIGTLGQMERFCHALAQVGDGS; this is encoded by the coding sequence ATGAACAGGTACTCCATCCCGCAAGGGAGGCCGGTTCTTTCCGCTATCAAACCCTATGTGCCTGGTAAGCCCCTGGAAGAGGCAGAGCGGGAATTAGGGCTGAAAAACATGGTGAAACTGGCCTCCAACGAAAACCCATTGGGTCCATCCCCTAAAGCCTTGCAGGCTATTTTGGATAAGGCTGGAAGTATCAATCAATACCCGGACAGCTCTAGCCGCTCTTTACGCCTTGCCCTGGCAGGGCACCTGGGCTTGAGCCCCGACCAACTCCTGATCGGTAATGGTTCTGATGAAATATTTAAGATGATCGCTCTGGCTTACCTGACTCCGGAGCATCAGGCCGTGATGGCTGCGCCAACCTTCTCCGAATATGAATTTGTTGTTTTGGTCGCTGGAGCCGCTGCTCGCAAAGTGGCCTTGAAAGATTTTACCCATGACCTGGAAGCAATGCAGGCAGAGATTAACCATTTTACCAAACTGGTCTTTATCTGCAACCCCAATAATCCAACTGGAACTATTGTAACAAAGGCGGCCCTGGACAGGTTTCTGGCGGCTGTGCCGCCCGAAGTCCTGGTGGTTTTGGATGAGGCTTACCGGGAATATGTGACAGACCCCGGATTTCCGGACGGGATGGAGTACATCCGCCGGGGACAAGCTAATTTAATTGTTTTAAGGACCTTTTCCAAGATTTACGGTCTGGCGGGCTTGCGGGTTGGCTATGCGGCGGCGGTACCCGAGGTAATAGCCTGGATTAACCGGGTTAAGGAGCCCTTTAATGTTAACTCTCTGGCCCAGGCTGCAGCTATGGCCGCATTGGCAGATGCCAGCCATCTGAACCTTAGCTGTCAGGTCAATGAAGCAGGCAAGAATTATTTGTATCAAAAGCTGGCCGAGTTGGGGCTTGAATTTATCCCCACCCAGGCCAATTTCGTTTTGATCAATGTTAAAGGAAACAGCCGCCTGGTTTATGACCAGCTTTTGCGGCGGGGTGTCATTGTCAGGGCAGGCGAGCCTTTTGGGTTGGACCAGTGGATTCGCGTTACAATTGGTACCCTCGGGCAAATGGAAAGGTTCTGCCACGCCTTGGCGCAAGTTGGGGACGGTTCCTGA
- a CDS encoding ACT domain-containing protein, which yields MKVKQISVFLENKYGRLAAVTRLLADHGINIRALSIADTSDFGILRLIVNQPEEAYQVLKINSFTVSMTEVIGVEIPDQPGGLAEVLEVLGQANINIEYLYAFLGRWHNGALVIFRVEQVEKAIAVLAANGVVTVAGEKLYSM from the coding sequence ATGAAGGTTAAGCAGATATCTGTTTTTTTGGAGAACAAATACGGGCGGCTGGCTGCTGTTACCAGGCTTTTGGCGGACCACGGCATCAATATCAGAGCTTTATCTATTGCTGATACCTCTGATTTTGGCATCCTGCGATTGATTGTGAATCAGCCCGAAGAGGCTTACCAGGTGCTTAAAATAAATAGTTTCACTGTCAGCATGACGGAAGTAATTGGGGTGGAAATCCCCGATCAGCCGGGCGGACTGGCCGAAGTGTTGGAGGTCCTGGGCCAGGCGAATATCAATATTGAATATCTTTATGCATTTTTAGGCAGGTGGCATAATGGCGCTCTCGTAATCTTCCGGGTAGAACAGGTAGAAAAAGCGATTGCCGTTCTGGCAGCCAACGGCGTGGTAACAGTAGCAGGAGAAAAACTCTATTCAATGTAG
- a CDS encoding phenylacetate--CoA ligase: protein MFWNERYERITRDELECLQLERLRTTVERAYHNVPHYRKAMQEKGFEPGDLTSLAGLSKLPFTVKQDLRDNYPYDMFAVPLSEVVRIHASSGTTGKPTVVGYTRNDINTWAELMARSLVCGGAGKNDIIHNAYGYGLFTGGLGVHYGAERIGASVIPISGGNTKRQVMLMKDFGSTVLTCTPSYALFIAEVMEEMGLSPADFKLKCGIFGAEPWTESMRREIEKKLAISAVDIFGLSEIIGPGVSMECHCKEGLHVWEDHFIPEIINPDTGETLPYGATGELVFTSLTKEALPMLRYRTRDISRLTIEPCACGRTHVRMARVTGRTDDMLIIRGVNVFPSQIESVLLEIGETEPHYLLIVDRQGNLDTLEVWVEVSEELFSDQVRRLEQLEAKITGEVETTLGLTVKVKLVEPKTIERSEGKAKRVIDRRKRG, encoded by the coding sequence GTGTTCTGGAACGAACGTTATGAGCGAATAACCAGGGATGAGTTGGAGTGCCTGCAACTGGAGCGGCTTAGAACTACAGTGGAGAGAGCCTATCACAACGTGCCCCATTATCGCAAGGCCATGCAGGAAAAAGGATTTGAGCCAGGTGATCTGACGTCCCTTGCCGGCCTATCCAAGCTTCCTTTTACTGTAAAACAGGATCTGAGGGATAATTACCCTTATGACATGTTTGCAGTTCCGCTTAGTGAAGTTGTCAGGATCCATGCCTCCTCAGGGACAACCGGCAAGCCGACAGTAGTTGGATATACCCGCAACGACATTAACACTTGGGCGGAATTGATGGCTCGTTCCCTGGTATGCGGAGGGGCAGGGAAGAACGATATAATCCATAATGCCTACGGTTACGGCCTTTTTACCGGAGGATTAGGAGTGCATTACGGCGCCGAACGCATCGGCGCTTCGGTAATACCAATCTCGGGCGGAAATACCAAGCGTCAGGTCATGTTGATGAAAGACTTCGGCAGTACCGTTTTAACCTGCACCCCTTCTTATGCCCTGTTTATTGCCGAAGTGATGGAGGAAATGGGCCTTTCCCCGGCAGATTTTAAGCTCAAATGCGGTATTTTTGGCGCCGAGCCATGGACTGAAAGCATGAGACGGGAAATAGAGAAAAAACTCGCCATCAGCGCTGTTGATATTTTCGGCCTGAGCGAGATAATCGGACCGGGTGTGTCGATGGAGTGCCACTGCAAAGAGGGGCTGCATGTGTGGGAAGATCACTTCATTCCGGAAATAATAAATCCCGACACAGGGGAGACATTGCCCTACGGCGCAACCGGAGAATTGGTCTTTACTTCCCTTACCAAAGAGGCTTTGCCGATGCTCAGGTACCGGACAAGGGACATCTCCCGTTTAACCATTGAACCTTGTGCCTGTGGCCGCACTCATGTGCGGATGGCCCGGGTTACCGGCAGAACAGACGACATGTTGATTATCCGCGGCGTTAATGTCTTTCCTTCCCAGATAGAAAGCGTATTGCTGGAAATTGGGGAGACAGAACCCCATTACCTCTTGATCGTGGACCGCCAGGGTAACCTAGATACCTTGGAAGTCTGGGTGGAAGTCTCGGAAGAATTGTTTTCCGATCAGGTCCGGCGTCTTGAACAGCTGGAGGCTAAAATAACCGGGGAAGTGGAAACAACTCTGGGGTTAACTGTAAAGGTAAAGCTGGTAGAGCCCAAAACAATTGAACGCAGCGAAGGGAAAGCAAAAAGAGTAATTGACCGCCGCAAAAGGGGATAG
- a CDS encoding SpoVR family protein has translation MVHDLKELQAAIENICAAASRLGLDFEDMRFEICPADILYTFGAYGMPSRFSHWSFGKSFHRLKTFYDYNLNRMYEMVINTKPCYAFLLEGNTLLQHKLVVAHVLAHSDFFKHNEYFKGTNKNMIETMSVNAERIRQYEFKFGRARVENLLDALLALQEHGDFSLWPKPEKKEEANEKKIAGPYDDLWKSGQPELNGETGMPKRRLPAHPEKDLLRFIGEHSPALEEWQRDVLNMVREEIQYFWPQMQTKIVNEGWATYWHLRIMRELDLDETEAIEFSKMHAGVIQPSNLRVNPYLLGLKIFEEIEQGADPKLAFLVRQTENDISFLRTYLTPKIIAELNLYLFQKAGADWVIKDRQAETVKEQLIKNLFNCGVPVILVEDADYRNRGELYLRHAFEEGELDVPYLEKTLPYVYLLWGRPVHLETVVEGKSMVFSYDGKKNYRDARVNKIPL, from the coding sequence ATGGTTCACGATTTAAAAGAACTCCAAGCAGCAATAGAAAATATCTGTGCGGCGGCATCCCGCCTGGGGCTTGATTTTGAGGATATGCGGTTTGAAATATGCCCGGCAGATATCCTGTACACTTTTGGCGCCTATGGTATGCCTTCCCGCTTTTCCCACTGGAGCTTCGGCAAGTCCTTTCATCGATTAAAAACATTTTATGATTACAATCTGAACCGGATGTACGAAATGGTAATTAATACAAAACCGTGCTACGCTTTTTTACTGGAAGGAAATACCTTGCTGCAGCACAAGCTGGTTGTTGCTCACGTGCTGGCCCACAGCGATTTTTTTAAGCATAATGAATATTTTAAAGGCACTAACAAGAACATGATCGAGACCATGTCTGTGAATGCTGAGCGAATTCGCCAATATGAGTTTAAGTTCGGGAGAGCCAGGGTGGAGAACCTGTTAGATGCGCTGTTGGCCTTGCAAGAACACGGAGATTTTAGCCTGTGGCCAAAACCGGAAAAAAAAGAAGAGGCAAATGAAAAAAAAATAGCAGGTCCTTATGACGATTTATGGAAATCAGGACAGCCGGAACTAAACGGGGAAACCGGCATGCCTAAAAGAAGGCTGCCTGCACATCCGGAAAAAGATTTATTAAGGTTTATCGGTGAGCATAGTCCAGCCTTGGAGGAATGGCAGCGGGATGTTTTGAACATGGTACGAGAGGAAATCCAGTATTTTTGGCCCCAGATGCAAACCAAAATAGTTAATGAAGGCTGGGCGACCTACTGGCACTTGCGGATTATGCGGGAGTTAGATTTAGACGAAACAGAAGCTATTGAATTCAGTAAAATGCATGCAGGTGTCATTCAGCCTTCCAATTTGCGCGTTAATCCTTATCTCCTGGGCTTAAAAATATTTGAAGAAATTGAACAAGGGGCTGATCCAAAGCTGGCTTTCCTGGTCAGACAGACGGAAAACGATATTTCCTTTCTGCGTACCTATTTAACTCCCAAAATAATTGCAGAACTGAACCTGTATCTGTTTCAAAAGGCCGGCGCTGATTGGGTAATAAAAGACCGGCAGGCGGAGACTGTTAAGGAACAGCTAATTAAAAATCTGTTCAATTGCGGTGTTCCTGTTATCCTTGTAGAAGACGCAGACTACCGGAACAGGGGGGAACTTTATTTGCGGCATGCTTTTGAGGAAGGAGAACTGGATGTTCCTTATTTGGAAAAAACCCTGCCTTATGTATATCTCTTGTGGGGCAGGCCTGTGCACTTGGAAACTGTTGTAGAAGGCAAGAGCATGGTATTTTCCTACGACGGCAAGAAGAACTACCGTGATGCGAGGGTAAACAAGATTCCTCTTTGA
- the yhbH gene encoding sporulation protein YhbH has translation MDRKTLVISREDWSLHRKGHLDQCRHIEKVKAAIKNNLADMVSEESIIYAAGKKVIRVPIRSLDEYSFRFNVNRQRHVGHGTLASRPGEVIGKEQNSQGAGGAGEQPGVDYYESEITLEELAGLVFAELCLPNLQEKREKLAEKEAFRFNDIRSCGIIGNLDKKRTILANYKRNALRGDPRAGGLKPEDLRFRTWTQEPRRETSAVVLAMMDTSGSMGTFEKYIARSFFFWMTKFLRSKYKEVDIVFLAHHTRAREVSEEEFFTRGESGGTKCSSVYQLALKLIKERFPPEDFNLYPFHFTDGDNLPSDNELCAELVEKLADASSLFGYGEIINPYYRSSTLMTTLRKVKNHKLLTLTIKDKTEVLEALKAFFFCQDAKKMF, from the coding sequence ATGGATAGGAAAACACTGGTAATATCCCGTGAAGACTGGTCCTTACACAGAAAAGGACACTTGGATCAGTGCCGGCATATCGAAAAAGTAAAAGCCGCCATTAAAAACAACCTGGCTGATATGGTAAGTGAAGAAAGCATAATTTATGCGGCAGGCAAAAAAGTTATCCGGGTCCCTATTCGCTCCCTGGATGAATACAGCTTTAGATTCAATGTCAACAGGCAAAGGCATGTCGGGCACGGCACTTTGGCAAGCAGGCCGGGAGAAGTTATTGGCAAGGAACAAAACAGCCAAGGTGCGGGTGGTGCCGGTGAACAACCGGGGGTGGACTACTACGAATCGGAAATTACGCTTGAAGAGTTGGCGGGCCTGGTTTTTGCGGAACTCTGCCTCCCTAACCTGCAGGAAAAGAGAGAAAAACTGGCGGAAAAAGAAGCCTTTCGTTTCAATGATATCAGATCCTGCGGCATAATCGGAAATCTCGATAAAAAAAGGACCATTCTGGCTAATTATAAGCGCAATGCCTTGCGGGGAGACCCGCGTGCGGGGGGATTAAAGCCAGAGGATTTGAGGTTTAGGACCTGGACCCAAGAGCCCCGCAGGGAGACAAGTGCAGTTGTCCTGGCCATGATGGACACCTCCGGGTCTATGGGTACTTTTGAAAAGTATATTGCCCGCAGCTTTTTCTTCTGGATGACAAAATTTTTGCGCAGCAAATATAAGGAAGTGGATATTGTATTCCTTGCCCACCATACCAGGGCCAGGGAGGTAAGTGAAGAAGAGTTTTTCACCAGGGGGGAAAGCGGAGGGACCAAGTGCTCCTCAGTTTACCAACTGGCGCTGAAGTTGATTAAGGAAAGATTTCCACCAGAGGACTTTAATTTATACCCTTTTCATTTTACTGACGGTGATAATCTGCCATCAGATAACGAATTGTGTGCCGAACTGGTGGAAAAATTGGCAGATGCCAGCTCTTTATTTGGCTACGGTGAGATTATTAACCCTTATTACCGCAGCAGCACTCTGATGACTACCCTCAGAAAAGTAAAAAACCACAAACTACTGACGCTTACAATCAAGGATAAGACGGAAGTCCTCGAGGCTTTGAAGGCATTTTTTTTCTGTCAGGACGCCAAAAAGATGTTTTAA
- a CDS encoding protein prkA produces MDFIRLLEEHREKEERLRWEGSFAEYLELVRQQPAVARLAHARIYDMIISEGVEETGGIKKYQFFAREIFGLNRMLSRLVEDYFHSASKRLEVRKRILLLMGPVSGGKSTIVSMLKRGLERYTRTDAGAVYAIKNCPMHEEPLHLIPKALRGKFQEEYGVYIEGNLCPSCKLMVEEVYAGRAEDVRVHRVLFDEETRVGIGTFSPSDPKSQDIAELTGSIDFSTISEFGSESDPRAYRFDGELNRANRGIMEFQEMLKCDEKFLYNLLSLSQEGNFKAGRYALIYADEIVIAHTNEAEYRSFVANPKNEALRSRMLVIPVPYNLKVSEEVNIYQKLIAQGDIKVHIAPNTLHVAAMVSVLSRLKESRKQGIDLVKKMKLYDGEDVEGYQQKDVVELMNEAEGEGMSGVDPRYVFNRISSALISKDTRCINALDILRSLKDGLDQHPSISKEEKEKLINYIVLARQEFDDVAKKEVQRAFVYSYEESARALFENYLDNVEAYCSGAKVRDPITDEELKADERLMRSIEEQIGVTENGKKAFREEILIRLSVYARKNRIFDHKSHEVLREAIEKKLFADLKDVVKITASVKTPDPEQLKRINAVVERLISEYGYCHLCANELLKYTGSLLNR; encoded by the coding sequence GTGGATTTTATCCGTCTGCTGGAAGAGCACAGAGAGAAGGAAGAAAGATTAAGATGGGAGGGTAGTTTTGCGGAATACCTGGAATTGGTCCGCCAGCAGCCTGCGGTGGCCAGGCTGGCGCATGCCCGTATATATGACATGATTATCAGTGAAGGTGTCGAGGAAACAGGTGGCATAAAAAAATACCAGTTCTTCGCCAGAGAAATATTTGGGCTTAACCGGATGCTCTCCCGGCTGGTGGAAGATTACTTTCATTCAGCCTCCAAACGACTGGAGGTAAGGAAAAGGATTTTACTCTTGATGGGTCCTGTCAGCGGCGGCAAATCAACAATTGTGAGCATGTTGAAAAGGGGCCTGGAAAGATACACCAGAACCGACGCCGGAGCTGTCTATGCTATTAAAAACTGCCCCATGCACGAGGAGCCCCTCCACTTGATTCCCAAAGCCTTAAGGGGGAAGTTTCAAGAGGAGTACGGGGTCTATATTGAAGGCAACCTTTGCCCTTCGTGCAAGCTGATGGTGGAAGAGGTTTATGCCGGGCGGGCGGAAGACGTCCGGGTGCACCGGGTTTTGTTTGATGAAGAAACGAGGGTTGGGATCGGGACCTTCAGTCCTTCCGATCCAAAGTCCCAGGATATTGCCGAGCTTACTGGCTCAATTGATTTTTCGACCATCTCCGAGTTTGGTTCAGAATCCGATCCCCGGGCCTACCGCTTTGATGGGGAACTGAATAGAGCCAACCGGGGGATAATGGAATTCCAGGAGATGTTAAAGTGTGACGAGAAATTCCTTTATAACTTGCTTAGTCTTTCCCAGGAAGGAAACTTCAAGGCTGGCCGGTATGCTCTGATTTATGCGGATGAAATAGTTATTGCCCATACCAATGAAGCGGAATACCGTTCATTTGTGGCCAACCCTAAAAACGAGGCTTTGCGTTCCAGAATGCTGGTAATTCCGGTTCCATACAACTTGAAAGTTTCTGAGGAAGTTAATATTTACCAGAAACTGATCGCTCAGGGAGACATTAAAGTGCATATTGCTCCCAACACACTGCATGTTGCCGCCATGGTTTCCGTTCTGTCCCGGTTAAAAGAATCGAGGAAGCAGGGTATTGATTTAGTTAAGAAAATGAAGCTGTACGACGGAGAAGATGTCGAGGGTTATCAACAAAAAGATGTGGTCGAATTGATGAACGAGGCGGAAGGGGAGGGGATGAGCGGTGTAGATCCCCGGTATGTTTTTAACAGGATATCCAGCGCCTTGATCAGCAAAGATACCAGGTGCATCAATGCCCTGGACATTCTCAGGTCTTTAAAAGATGGATTAGACCAGCATCCTTCAATATCCAAGGAAGAGAAAGAAAAGCTGATTAACTATATTGTGCTGGCGCGCCAGGAATTTGACGATGTTGCCAAAAAGGAAGTGCAGCGGGCATTTGTCTATTCATACGAAGAATCTGCCCGGGCTTTGTTTGAGAATTATCTGGATAATGTTGAAGCGTATTGCAGCGGGGCAAAGGTCAGGGACCCGATCACCGATGAAGAACTGAAGGCCGACGAGCGCCTGATGCGATCGATTGAAGAACAGATCGGGGTTACAGAGAACGGCAAAAAGGCTTTTCGGGAAGAAATCTTAATCCGGCTTTCTGTTTATGCCAGAAAAAATAGAATCTTTGACCATAAATCCCATGAAGTGTTACGCGAGGCCATTGAAAAAAAACTGTTTGCCGATTTAAAGGACGTGGTGAAAATAACTGCTTCTGTTAAGACGCCGGACCCCGAGCAATTGAAAAGAATAAATGCCGTGGTGGAGCGTTTGATCTCTGAATACGGTTATTGCCACCTCTGCGCAAACGAACTGCTCAAGTACACCGGCAGTTTGTTAAACCGCTGA
- a CDS encoding substrate-binding domain-containing protein, with protein MKKWTFSVCVLGLIITLSLGACGRKPESKPVQPPVAIGVSIGNLDQEVASILQRVMKGREKQDNTRIIWFDAGGDPAKQEEQIDNLIKKEVKAIILQVAKPEMGGLLAQKILRENIKLVGIYSLPPETSLDGYVGVDTRRLGELQASLIADKTGAKKSPGVPVLLLRGPQVDYSLREMADGFTAAGKELGLTIIPKDWDPQNPGFAEENLEMLLAQTGRPRAIAAHTDRQTKLLLGIVERKGVAQDVLTVGTGATLEAAAALASGTHNGEADLQPEQVGNHAYQAAFDLARTGTWNHDNVIRTGNSDLPAKIVPARLITRENIYLLEQRYGQERLKQKQAERKGGGGQEQGGNSPPKGNPGNSPEGQQKSKVVITTADGNTMEFDVPGEIISITVQKIEGQQQKQKEQPGGKQQQGQ; from the coding sequence ATGAAAAAATGGACCTTTTCGGTTTGCGTTTTGGGGTTAATTATTACACTAAGCCTTGGAGCATGTGGCCGCAAACCTGAGTCTAAACCTGTGCAGCCTCCAGTCGCGATTGGGGTTAGTATCGGCAATCTCGACCAGGAAGTCGCATCTATTTTGCAGAGGGTTATGAAAGGCAGAGAAAAGCAGGATAACACCAGGATCATTTGGTTCGATGCCGGGGGTGATCCAGCAAAACAAGAAGAGCAAATAGATAATTTGATCAAAAAAGAGGTAAAGGCCATTATACTCCAGGTAGCGAAACCGGAGATGGGGGGCTTACTAGCCCAAAAAATCCTGCGGGAAAACATTAAACTGGTAGGGATCTATTCCCTTCCCCCCGAAACCTCGTTGGATGGATATGTAGGCGTAGATACCAGGCGGCTGGGAGAACTCCAAGCATCCTTAATTGCGGACAAAACAGGAGCCAAAAAAAGCCCAGGGGTGCCGGTACTGTTGCTGCGGGGACCCCAGGTCGATTATTCTTTACGGGAAATGGCAGATGGTTTCACTGCGGCGGGAAAAGAACTTGGCCTGACGATCATACCCAAGGACTGGGATCCGCAAAACCCCGGCTTTGCTGAAGAAAACCTGGAGATGCTGTTGGCCCAAACAGGGCGGCCCCGGGCGATCGCAGCCCATACGGATCGGCAGACAAAACTCTTGCTTGGTATAGTTGAGAGGAAAGGTGTCGCGCAGGATGTGTTGACGGTAGGCACCGGCGCAACTTTGGAGGCAGCAGCAGCTCTTGCCAGCGGAACCCACAATGGGGAGGCAGATTTGCAGCCAGAACAGGTAGGGAACCATGCATACCAGGCAGCTTTTGATCTGGCCAGAACAGGCACCTGGAACCATGACAACGTCATCAGAACCGGCAACAGTGACCTGCCGGCCAAGATCGTCCCTGCCCGCCTGATTACGCGCGAAAATATTTATTTGCTGGAACAGCGGTATGGTCAGGAACGGCTGAAACAAAAGCAAGCGGAGAGAAAGGGGGGCGGAGGGCAAGAACAGGGCGGAAACAGCCCCCCCAAGGGCAATCCAGGCAATAGCCCCGAAGGGCAGCAAAAGTCAAAGGTGGTAATTACCACTGCGGACGGAAATACCATGGAGTTCGATGTGCCAGGTGAAATAATCAGCATCACAGTGCAAAAAATAGAGGGGCAACAACAAAAGCAGAAAGAGCAGCCAGGGGGAAAGCAGCAACAAGGGCAATAA
- a CDS encoding C-GCAxxG-C-C family protein: MREKVGFPWTGFPDDMFFWARGGVASWGTLCGSLIPPGAIFELVAGRATGLQMISELLGWYQTYPFPSTKWDGAGSTFPKQLQTVANSPLCHQSISKWVNAANVKVGSRERADRCGKVSGDVAFKATELLNTFADGKFVVAFKPTDDYAGCLPCHRGANSMLDDQMGLANCLPCHDDPGYKSVPHQLKK, from the coding sequence TTGAGAGAAAAAGTTGGCTTCCCCTGGACCGGTTTTCCCGATGATATGTTTTTCTGGGCCCGTGGCGGCGTCGCTAGCTGGGGCACCCTTTGCGGATCACTGATTCCCCCTGGCGCCATCTTTGAGCTTGTTGCCGGCAGAGCGACCGGGCTGCAAATGATCAGCGAACTGCTGGGTTGGTACCAAACCTATCCCTTCCCATCTACCAAATGGGACGGTGCTGGTTCCACTTTCCCCAAGCAGCTTCAAACTGTGGCTAATTCCCCCCTATGTCACCAGTCGATCAGCAAGTGGGTGAATGCCGCCAATGTAAAGGTTGGTAGTAGAGAAAGAGCCGACCGCTGCGGCAAGGTTTCCGGCGATGTTGCATTTAAAGCGACAGAATTACTTAATACCTTTGCGGACGGTAAGTTTGTGGTTGCCTTCAAGCCGACCGACGACTATGCCGGCTGCCTCCCCTGCCACCGCGGCGCCAACAGCATGTTAGACGATCAGATGGGCCTGGCCAACTGTCTGCCCTGCCATGATGATCCAGGTTACAAATCAGTTCCCCACCAGTTGAAGAAATAA